One genomic window of Arachis stenosperma cultivar V10309 chromosome 10, arast.V10309.gnm1.PFL2, whole genome shotgun sequence includes the following:
- the LOC130954045 gene encoding peptide methionine sulfoxide reductase B5-like produces the protein LQWELMQIEGYWEYNKFYEEGVYNCAGCATPLYKSSTKFDSGYGWPAFFEGLLGAITRSPDPYGRRTEITCAACGGHLGHVFKGEGFKTPTDECHCVNSVSFKFIPANSTA, from the exons CTGCAATGGGAACTTATGCAGATTGAAGGGTACTGGGAATATAACAAGTTCTATGAAGAAGGAGTTTACAACTGTGCTGGGTGTGCAACTCCTCTTTACAAGTCTTCCACTAAATTTGACTCTGGTTATGGTTGGCCTGCTTTCTTTGAGGGTTTACTTGGTGCCATCACTCGCTCA CCAGACCCATATGGGAGGAGGACTGAGATAACTTGTGCAGCATGTGGTGGCCATTTGGGTCATGTTTTCAAAGGAGAGGGGTTCAAGACACCCACTGATGAATGCCATTGTGTTAATAGTGTTTCCTTTAAGTTTATTCCAGCTAATTCTACTGCTTAA